The Hahella sp. HNIBRBA332 genome window below encodes:
- a CDS encoding TetR/AcrR family transcriptional regulator — protein sequence MSSSLELDFPAVDQSLCESIQYQGRKASRVKSEQRRREILQAALRIVAKEGVQGVKHRAVAKEAGVPLASTTYYFKDINELITDAFMLFAEKSREKLEFFYSELRRLAEVYDAASVMEDEGRKREFANALVEMGTNYVLGQVRHHKSELMSEQAFLMESVRDENLSALARRYKDAWLSGLVEFMQSLGYETYVEDAAIIMGMVGNLEQEGALQGGRIDEDKVRRVWRRLLYMMLDIR from the coding sequence ATGTCTAGTAGCCTTGAATTGGACTTTCCCGCTGTAGATCAGTCTTTATGTGAATCGATTCAATACCAGGGAAGAAAGGCCTCAAGGGTCAAGAGCGAGCAGCGACGCCGAGAGATATTGCAAGCCGCTTTACGTATCGTAGCGAAGGAGGGCGTGCAAGGCGTCAAACATCGCGCCGTGGCGAAAGAGGCGGGCGTCCCCTTGGCCTCCACCACTTATTACTTCAAAGACATCAATGAGTTAATTACTGACGCTTTCATGCTGTTCGCGGAAAAAAGCCGTGAGAAGCTGGAGTTCTTCTACTCTGAACTACGCCGTCTCGCCGAAGTGTATGACGCCGCCTCTGTAATGGAGGATGAGGGACGCAAGCGTGAATTCGCCAACGCGTTAGTGGAAATGGGGACCAACTATGTGCTGGGGCAGGTCCGGCACCACAAGTCTGAGCTTATGTCTGAGCAGGCTTTTTTAATGGAGTCTGTGCGGGATGAGAATCTGAGCGCGTTGGCGCGGCGATATAAAGACGCTTGGTTATCCGGTTTGGTGGAATTTATGCAGTCGCTCGGGTACGAGACCTATGTCGAGGATGCGGCCATTATTATGGGAATGGTGGGCAATCTGGAGCAGGAGGGCGCGCTGCAAGGCGGTCGTATAGACGAAGATAAGGTGCGCAGAGTCTGGCGACGCCTTCTTTATATGATGCTGGATATACGCTAG
- a CDS encoding chemotaxis protein CheV, with translation MASVLDSVDQRTKLVGENRLELLLFKLGMRQIFAINVFKIQEVLKLPNLTQMPHRHPVVCGVSHIRDTTVPVINLSQAIGFRPLQPDKDSTIIVTEYNRTVQAFLVSSVDRIVNMTWEQILPPPKGAGGSHYVTAITYYNDQIVEIIDVERVLADIRPYSTDVSDTALTENIRKVAQGKEVLLVDDSPVAISQAIGTLQKVGLKVITARNGLEAYNLLKKWADEGVNVPEKLLMVVTDAEMPAMDGYRLTTEIRNDPRLKDLYVVLHTSLSGSFNKAMVEKVGCNNFLSKFQPDELAALVQSRLNSLAAR, from the coding sequence ATGGCGAGTGTTTTGGACTCTGTTGATCAGCGCACCAAGCTGGTGGGTGAGAATCGCTTGGAGCTTCTCTTGTTCAAACTGGGGATGAGACAGATTTTCGCGATCAATGTGTTCAAAATCCAGGAAGTGCTAAAACTACCCAACTTGACGCAAATGCCGCATCGCCATCCTGTCGTATGTGGCGTTAGTCATATTCGCGATACCACTGTTCCAGTGATTAATCTGTCTCAGGCGATAGGGTTTCGGCCATTACAGCCGGATAAGGACTCCACTATCATCGTGACGGAATACAATCGCACAGTGCAGGCTTTTCTGGTGTCCAGCGTGGACCGTATCGTCAATATGACCTGGGAGCAGATTCTGCCTCCGCCTAAAGGGGCGGGCGGTTCTCATTACGTGACAGCGATAACCTATTATAACGACCAGATTGTTGAAATTATTGATGTGGAGCGCGTGCTGGCGGATATTCGTCCGTATTCCACTGACGTTTCCGACACGGCGCTGACGGAGAATATTCGAAAGGTTGCTCAAGGTAAGGAAGTGCTGTTGGTGGACGATTCGCCGGTAGCGATCAGTCAGGCGATTGGGACCTTGCAGAAAGTCGGGCTGAAAGTGATTACCGCCAGAAATGGTCTGGAAGCCTATAACCTCCTCAAGAAATGGGCTGATGAAGGCGTCAATGTACCTGAAAAGCTTCTAATGGTGGTGACCGACGCTGAGATGCCGGCGATGGATGGTTACAGGCTGACTACGGAAATTCGTAACGATCCCCGCCTGAAAGACCTGTATGTGGTGCTGCATACCTCTCTAAGCGGCAGCTTCAACAAGGCGATGGTGGAAAAGGTGGGGTGTAACAACTTTTTATCCAAGTTTCAGCCGGATGAACTGGCGGCGTTAGTGCAATCGCGGCTTAATTCATTGGCGGCTCGCTAG
- a CDS encoding MOSC domain-containing protein: MTDIRVTELNIYPIKSCAGVSLSKVAITNWGVDRDRRFMLVDANGKFITARKHHRLVLVKAVTADNGLMLSAPGMSGLYIEAPDRQDASMESVQVWKDEVSAVFVDARADAWFSEFLGEQARLVYIPEHSFRQVDRAYYDAPQKVSFADGYPILATSESSLEDLNGRLNNPVKMTHFRPNIVVAGADSFAEDHWRRLRIGEVEFAAVKPCSRCVFTTIDPATGHKSPDTEPLRTLASYRKTELGAIFGQNLVQLNHGIICVGDKVELLD; encoded by the coding sequence ATGACGGATATCCGAGTTACCGAGTTAAATATTTACCCCATTAAATCCTGTGCGGGCGTTAGTCTCAGCAAAGTGGCGATTACGAATTGGGGGGTGGATCGCGATCGACGTTTTATGCTGGTGGATGCGAATGGCAAATTCATCACGGCGAGAAAGCATCATCGGCTGGTATTGGTGAAGGCGGTTACTGCGGATAATGGTTTGATGTTGTCGGCGCCAGGAATGAGCGGCTTGTATATTGAGGCTCCAGATCGGCAAGATGCATCCATGGAGTCTGTGCAGGTATGGAAAGACGAGGTGTCTGCGGTGTTTGTCGATGCGCGCGCAGATGCTTGGTTTAGTGAGTTTTTGGGCGAGCAGGCGCGTCTTGTGTATATTCCTGAGCACAGTTTTCGGCAAGTGGATCGGGCTTATTACGACGCGCCGCAAAAAGTCAGTTTTGCTGATGGCTATCCTATTTTGGCCACCTCTGAGTCCTCTTTGGAGGACCTGAATGGCCGCTTAAATAATCCTGTTAAAATGACTCATTTTCGCCCGAATATTGTCGTGGCTGGCGCCGATAGCTTTGCGGAAGATCATTGGCGGCGATTGCGCATAGGCGAAGTGGAGTTTGCGGCGGTTAAGCCTTGTTCAAGATGTGTCTTTACGACGATTGATCCTGCTACGGGCCATAAATCTCCGGACACTGAGCCTTTGCGTACTCTTGCGTCTTATCGTAAAACTGAGCTTGGTGCGATATTCGGGCAAAACCTGGTGCAATTGAATCACGGGATTATTTGCGTTGGCGATAAAGTGGAGTTGCTCGACTAA
- a CDS encoding ATP-binding cassette domain-containing protein, translating into MALLRLKDVSLAFGMAPLLDHADLVIESQERLCLVGRNGAGKSTLLKVCAGEIKPDGGEINRGRDLKMAYLPQELPERGDASVRSVVAEGLAEVGEWLAAYDALTQQGAEGNVAELERLHNKIETHDGWRLRQKVEAVMQRLELPGDKSISELSGGWRRRVFLARALVQEPNLLMLDEPTNHLDIDMITWLEEELLQFGGSVLFISHDRAFIDRLATRVIELDRGKLSSWPAPYDAYLAKKEEQLAAEEKEWERFDKKLAEEEVWIRQGIKARRTRNEGRVRALKKLREERRQRRDRVGQVSLKVESEERSGNLVAELKNVSFGYADQPNLVKDLSWQLMRKDRVGLLGPNGCGKSTFIKLILGGLEATEGVIKRGSRLQVAYFDQLRGQIDPEASVWDNVAKGKDFIEVGGRNVHVTGYLKDFLFSPERLRTPAKALSGGEINRLLLAKLFTMPANFLVLDEPTNDLDMDTLDLLENLLAEFDGTILLVSHDRFFIDNVVTSTLVFEGNGKISEYPGGYNDWLTQRPVVKAEARSAEPRAQAAKPKAASDGGKAAKLSYKLQRELDALPKEIERLEAEVAAMQEEVSAADFYSRPHEEVSHALTSLAELEQTLEKTMERWMELEEMAGGG; encoded by the coding sequence ATGGCATTGCTACGGCTGAAAGATGTTTCCCTGGCGTTTGGAATGGCTCCGTTGCTGGATCATGCGGACTTGGTGATTGAGTCACAGGAACGGTTATGTCTGGTCGGCCGCAACGGAGCAGGTAAATCCACGCTTTTGAAAGTGTGCGCCGGTGAAATCAAGCCGGATGGCGGCGAAATAAATAGAGGCAGGGATCTGAAAATGGCCTATCTGCCGCAAGAACTACCGGAGCGAGGCGACGCCAGTGTGCGCTCTGTGGTGGCGGAAGGGCTGGCGGAAGTGGGGGAATGGCTTGCGGCCTATGACGCGCTGACTCAGCAAGGCGCAGAAGGTAATGTGGCGGAGCTTGAGCGCCTGCATAACAAGATCGAGACACATGACGGCTGGCGTTTGCGTCAGAAGGTCGAAGCGGTGATGCAACGCCTGGAGCTGCCGGGCGATAAGTCTATCTCTGAATTGTCAGGAGGCTGGCGTCGACGTGTATTTCTGGCGCGCGCTCTGGTGCAGGAGCCGAACCTGCTCATGCTGGACGAACCCACCAACCATCTGGATATCGACATGATCACCTGGTTGGAGGAAGAGCTGTTGCAGTTCGGCGGCAGCGTACTGTTTATCTCTCATGATCGTGCTTTCATCGACCGTCTGGCGACTCGCGTCATTGAGCTGGATCGCGGCAAATTGTCGAGCTGGCCGGCGCCCTATGACGCCTATCTGGCCAAAAAAGAGGAACAGCTTGCGGCGGAGGAAAAGGAGTGGGAGCGCTTCGATAAGAAACTGGCGGAAGAAGAAGTTTGGATTCGTCAAGGAATCAAGGCGCGTCGTACTCGTAATGAGGGGCGAGTCAGAGCGCTGAAAAAACTGCGGGAAGAGCGCAGGCAGCGACGCGACCGGGTAGGGCAGGTGAGTCTGAAGGTGGAATCCGAGGAGCGCTCAGGCAATTTGGTGGCGGAGCTGAAAAATGTCAGTTTTGGGTATGCGGACCAGCCCAATCTTGTGAAGGATCTGAGCTGGCAGTTGATGCGCAAAGATCGGGTGGGCTTACTGGGTCCTAACGGTTGTGGTAAATCGACGTTTATAAAGTTGATCCTGGGCGGCTTGGAGGCGACGGAGGGCGTTATTAAGCGCGGCTCTCGGCTGCAAGTGGCCTACTTTGACCAATTGCGCGGGCAAATCGACCCTGAAGCCAGCGTCTGGGATAACGTCGCCAAAGGAAAAGATTTTATCGAGGTTGGCGGTCGTAACGTTCATGTCACCGGCTACCTGAAAGACTTCTTGTTTTCCCCGGAAAGATTGCGTACTCCCGCCAAAGCGTTGTCCGGCGGTGAAATTAACCGGCTGTTGCTGGCCAAGCTGTTCACCATGCCGGCGAACTTTTTGGTGCTTGATGAACCTACCAACGACTTGGATATGGACACGCTTGATCTGTTGGAGAATCTGCTGGCGGAGTTTGACGGCACAATTCTGCTGGTGTCTCACGATCGTTTCTTCATCGACAACGTTGTGACCAGCACGCTGGTGTTCGAGGGGAATGGCAAGATATCCGAATATCCCGGCGGTTATAACGACTGGTTGACGCAGCGTCCAGTGGTCAAGGCCGAAGCCAGGTCTGCTGAACCCAGGGCTCAGGCCGCTAAGCCAAAAGCGGCGTCGGACGGCGGCAAGGCGGCCAAGCTCAGCTACAAGCTGCAGCGCGAACTGGATGCTTTGCCCAAGGAAATTGAGCGACTGGAAGCTGAAGTGGCTGCTATGCAGGAAGAGGTGTCCGCCGCTGATTTCTATAGTCGTCCCCATGAGGAGGTGAGCCATGCGCTTACGTCTCTGGCGGAGTTGGAGCAAACTCTGGAAAAGACCATGGAAAGGTGGATGGAGCTTGAAGAAATGGCGGGCGGGGGCTGA
- a CDS encoding universal stress protein yields the protein MYKNILVALDLSDEGEQVIAKALKMQQATQARLHLTHVIEPISYAYGGDIPLDLGDIQQQLQKHSEEKLQKLIEEHALTNSATAVLVGRPEGEIHRYAEENDIDLVIVGSHGRHGLQLLLGSTANGVLHGAKCDVLAIRISD from the coding sequence ATGTATAAGAATATTCTCGTCGCCCTGGACCTTAGCGATGAAGGCGAACAAGTCATCGCCAAGGCCCTGAAGATGCAACAGGCGACTCAGGCCCGCCTGCATCTGACGCACGTTATCGAACCCATCAGTTACGCCTATGGCGGCGACATTCCGTTGGACCTGGGAGATATCCAGCAACAACTACAAAAACACAGCGAAGAAAAACTGCAAAAACTGATAGAAGAGCACGCGCTGACCAATAGCGCTACGGCGGTGCTGGTAGGACGCCCGGAAGGGGAAATTCACCGCTACGCGGAAGAGAATGACATTGATTTGGTCATTGTCGGCAGCCACGGCCGCCACGGATTGCAGTTATTGTTGGGTTCCACGGCGAATGGCGTATTGCACGGCGCGAAATGCGATGTTTTGGCGATCCGCATCAGCGACTGA